The region AAAAGAATGAATAAGCACAATGTTCTCATGTACGTTCATTAGATCAGGTGGGACTTGTTAAAACAATTTGATTATTTCGACAGACGTTTAGATCCGCCTCGACATTCAGGCGAAATAAAATTCAATGCATCTTTCTGCGTTTCAAATTCAGAAGGAGTCAGCGCCCTTTGAGTTAATGCGTGTAAACCTCGGGAAAACTCCTCTTTAAGCACATCGTTCACCATGCGCTGACGATCGATGCGGGACTTCCCCTCAAACAAGGGAGATGCGATCAAAACCTTATAGTGAGATTCACTGGCCGGGCCCGAGTGCATATGGCTCTCGTTCTCGATTTCTAAAACCGTGGGAGCAAGAGCCTTTTGCAGGGATTCAAAGATGCGCGTTTCGCGATTCACAAATACTACTCGTGCTTGCGACGTTTATCGATTTCGTGCTTTACGTAATCAACACCCATTTTCGCCATTGCGAAAACACCTTTTTCTTCCAATTTCTTTTCGACTTCTTTGGCTTTACGAAGAGCTCGTCCTGCCGCCATAGAGGCCAAGGGATGACCAACTTTAATGGACTCAAAGTTTCCGTCTTTCTTCCATTCTTCAACAACTTGATCCGCCACTTCCATCACCTTGGGAGCTTTTTGACGGATGATTTCTGAACCATAAAACTCGACATGAGTTTTTTCTTCTGGTTCGGGACTGCCGCCCTCATAAGTCATTTCTTCAGGAGCTAATTCATCATCAGCAGACCCCGCATTGAAAGTTCCTGCATCATGATCTTTGTTTGCAGGGGATTCAGGATGAGCGATGCCTTCGTTTTGTGCTTCTGTATTGATCTCATCAGACGACGATGCAGAAATGCTTTCCACATTGTTCAATTCTGCTTTAACAGCTGCATCCATTTCGACTTCATTTTGGTGAGTCGCCGTATGGTTTTTGTGAGAGTGAGAATTGTGTTTATGATGCTTTTTGGACATAAGTCCTCCTCTGACGTGCCCTTAGCGTAACGCTTTTTTCGCTCAAATGGGAAGCTCGATCACAATTGAAAGGATGCGTCGCCTCTTTGGTCTCGCTCTGGGTCTAGGCGAGACACCTCGCTCGTTAAAAGAGCTCTCATCTCTTCTATATCGTCGTTATACATCCATAGGAGTTCCTCGCGAACGCGTGCCAAGCGCAGCTGCTGTTCTCGGCTGAGAGGTCTCATATTCTCGATTAAACGCATTAAATGCAGATCCACTTCTCGTTTGAAGTCACCATAGTCCAAGTCGTCTTCATTCTTTAAAAAATCCAAAAATTCCTGAATATCTG is a window of Bdellovibrio sp. SKB1291214 DNA encoding:
- a CDS encoding BolA family protein, with the translated sequence MNRETRIFESLQKALAPTVLEIENESHMHSGPASESHYKVLIASPLFEGKSRIDRQRMVNDVLKEEFSRGLHALTQRALTPSEFETQKDALNFISPECRGGSKRLSK